Proteins co-encoded in one Arachis hypogaea cultivar Tifrunner chromosome 11, arahy.Tifrunner.gnm2.J5K5, whole genome shotgun sequence genomic window:
- the LOC112723295 gene encoding topless-related protein 4 isoform X1, translated as MSSLSRELVFLILQFLDEEKFKETVHKLEQESTFFFNMRYFEDMVTNGEWDEVEKYLSGFTKVDDNRYSMKIFFEIRKQKYLEALDKQDRAKAVDILVKDLKVFAAFNEELFKEITQLLTLDNFRHNEQLSKYGDTKSARGIMLAELKKLIEANPVFRDKLQFPTLKNSRLRTLINQSLNWQHQLCKTPRTNPDIKTLFVDHSCGQQNGARAPSPVTNPLMGAVPKAGGFPPLSAHGPFQPTPAALPTSLAGWMANPSPVPHPSASAGPIGLASANNAAAILKRPRTPPTNNPTMDYQTADSDHVMKRTRPFGISDEQVNNLPVNLLPVAYSSQSHGQSSYSSDDLPKTVVMTLSQGSTVKSMDFHPLQQILLLVGTNMGDIMVWDIGSRDRIAHRNFKVWELGSCSVALQASLSNDYSASVNRVVWSPDGTLCSVAYSKHIVHIYSYHGGDDLRNHLEIEAHSGSVNDLAFSYPNKQLCVVTCGEDRVIKVWDAVTGGKQYTFEGHEAPVYSVCPHHKENIQFIFSTATDGKIKAWLYDNMGSRVDYDAPGHSSTTMAYSADGTRLFSCGTNKEGESSLVEWNESEGAVKRTYHGLGKRSVGVVQFDTTKNRFLAAGDEFMIKFWDMDNINLLTSADADGGLPASPCIRFNKDGILLAVSTTDNGVKILANAEGIRLLRTVENRPFDASRVASATVVKAPSMGAFPSTNVTVGTSLADRAPPVAAMVGINNDARSLADVKPRIADEAVDKSRIWKLTEINEPSQCRSLKLPDSLGSMRVARLIYTNQGVAILALAANGVHKLWKWQRNDRNSSGKATASIQPQLWQPNSGILMTNDISDTNPEDAVSCFALSKNDSYVMSASGGKISLFNMMTFKTMTTFMPPPPAATFLAFHPQDNNIIAIGMDDSTIQIYNVRVDEVKTKLKGHQKRITGLAFSHVLNVLVSSGADSQLCVWSTDGWEKQASKFLQMPNGRAPAPLADTRVQFHLDQTHLIAVHETQIAIYEAPKLECLKQWFPREASGPITHATYSCDSQSIYLSFEDGSVGVLTASTLRLRCRINPTAYLLPNPSLRAHPLVIAAHPSEPNQFALGLSDGGVHVLEPLESEGRWGSPPPTENGAGPSTASGNTISEQPQR; from the exons ATGTCTTCGCTCAGCAGAGAACTGGTCTTTCTTATACTTCAGTTTCTTGATGAAGAGAAATTCAAGGAAACTGTGCACAA GCTGGAGCAAGAATCAACATTTTTCTTCAATATGAGGTATTTCGAGGATATGGTGACAAATGGGGAGTGGGATGAGGTGGAAAAGTACTTGTCTGGTTTTACGAAGGTGGATGACAATAGATACTCGATGAAGATCTTCTTCGAGATAAGGAAGCAGAAGTATCTAGAAGCATTGGACAA GCAAGATCGAGCTAAAGCAGTGGATATCTTAGTGAAGGACTTGAAAGTGTTTGCAGCATTTAATGAGGAGCTTTTTAAGGAAATCACACAGTTGTTGACTTTGGATAATTTCAG ACACAATGAGCAGCTATCTAAGTATGGGGATACAAAGTCTGCTAGAGGAATAATGCTTGCTGAACTAAAGAAATTAATAGAAGCTAACCCTGTTTTTCGCGATAAGCTTCAGTTTCCTACCTTGAAGAACTCCAGATTAAGGACTCTAATTAATCAGAG TTTAAATTGGCAGCACCAACTTTGTAAGACTCCAAGAACTAACCCCGACATAAAGACCCTTTTTGTAGATCACAGTTGTGGGCAACAAAATGGCGCACGGGCTCCATCCCCTGTCACCAATCCCTTAATGGGTGCTGTACCAAAGGCAGGAGGTTTCCCACCACTTAGTGCTCATGGT CCCTTCCAGCCTACACCAGCAGCTCTTCCGACATCCCTTGCTGGATGGATGGCTAACCCATCTCCGGTTCCACATCCTTCAGCATCTGCTGGACCCATAGGTTTGGCTTCAGCTAATAATGCAG CAGCCATTCTAAAGCGCCCCAGGACTCCTCCTACCAATAACCCTACTATGGACTATCAAACTGCCGATTCCGATCATGTAATGAAGAGAACAAGGCCTTTCGGCATTTCAGATGAA cAGGTGAACAATCTTCCTGTAAATTTACTTCCTGTTGCATACTCTAGTCAGAGCCATGGTCAGAGCTCCTATTCCTCTGATGACTTGCCCAAGACTGTTGTGATGACCCTCAGCCAAGGTTCAACTGTGAAAAGCATggattttcatcctcttcagCAGATTCTACTTCTTG TGGGAACAAATATGGGCGATATCATGGTGTGGGATATTGGGAGCCGTGACAGGATTGCTCATAGAAATTTTAAAGTATGGGAACTTGGATCATGCTCCGTGGCACTACAG GCATCTCTTTCCAATGATTACTCAGCATCAGTTAACCGCGTGGTGTGGAGTCCTGATGGAACACTTTGCA GTGTTGCTTATTCGAAACATATTGTGCACATATATTCCTATCATGGTGGGGATGATCTGAGGAACCACCTAGAG ATTGAAGCTCATTCTGGGAGTGTCAATGATCTTGCTTTTTCTTATCCAAACAAGCAGCTTTGTGTAGTAACATGTGGAGAGGATAGGGTCATCAAG GTATGGGATGCAGTTACTGGTGGAAAGCAGTATACTTTTGAGGGTCATGAGGCACCTGTATATTCTGTATGCCCTCACCACAAAGAAAATATTCAG TTCATATTCTCTACTGCAACTGATGGAAAAATAAAGGCATGGTTGTATGATAACATGGGTTCCAGAGTTGATTATGATGCGCCTGGCCATTCATCTACTACAATGGCATATAGCGCTGACGGAACAAG ATTGTTCTCATGTGGCACAAACAAAGAAGGGGAATCTTCTTTAGTGGAATGGAATGAAAGTGAGGGAGCTGTGAAGCGCACTTATCACGGTCTGGGGAAGAGATCTGTAGGTGTAGTGCAATTCGATACCACTAAGAATCGATTCCTAGCTGCTGGTGATGAGTTTATGATCAAATTCTGGGACATGGATAATATAAACTTGTTGACGAGTGCTGATGCAGATGGTGGCTTACCG GCTTCCCCCTGTATTAGATTTAACAAGGATGGAATATTGTTGGCTGTCTCCACAACTGATAATGGAGTTAAAATTTTAGCAAATGCTGAAGGAATTAGGCTGCTTCGGACAGTGGAGAATCGTCCATTTGATGCTTCCAGAGTTGCTTCTGCCACTGTTGTTAAG GCACCTAGTATGGGCGCTTTCCCTTCTACCAATGTAACGGTTGGAACAAGCCTTGCTGATAGAGCTCCTCCTGTAGCAGCCATGGTTGGGATT AATAACGATGCTCGAAGTTTAGCTGATGTCAAACCCAGGATTGCTGATGAAGCTGTGGATAAATCTAGGATATGGAAGCTGACAGAAATCAATGAACCATCACAGTGTCGCTCTTTGAAACTTCCTGATAGTTTAGGGTCAATGAGG GTAGCTAGGTTAATTTATACAAATCAAGGGGTTGCTATTTTGGCTTTGGCAGCCAATGGTGTTCACAAGCTTTGGAAATGGCAGAGAAATGATCGGAACAGCTCAGGGAAG GCCACTGCAAGTATTcaaccacaactatggcaaccAAATAGTGGAATACTGATGACCAACGATATCAGTGATACTAACCCTGAGGATGCTGTGTCATGCTTTGCACTGTCAAAGAATGACTCGTATGTTATGTCAGCTTCAGGGGGGAAAATTTCCCTGTTCAATATGATGACTTTCAAG ACAATGACTACTTTCATGCCACCACCACCGGCTGctacatttcttgcatttcatCCTCAAGACAACAATATCATTGCTATTGGCATGGACGATTCTACAATACAAATTTACAATGTTAGGGTTGATGAG GTCAAAACCAAGCTGAAAGGTCATCAGAAGAGGATCACTGGACTTGCTTTTTCTCATGTTCTAAATGTGCTTGTATCATCTGGAGCTGACTCTCAG TTATGCGTTTGGAGTACGGATGGATGGGAAAAGCAAGCAAGTAAATTCCTGCAAATGCCTAATGGACGCGCACCAGCACCTCTAGCAGATACCCGAGTCCAATTCCATCTAGACCAGACCCATTTAATAGCTGTTCACGAAACTCAAATAGCCATATATGAGGCACCGAAGTTAGAATGCCTTAAGCAG TGGTTTCCGCGAGAAGCTAGTGGTCCAATCACACACGCTACCTATTCATGTGATAGTCAATCAATATATTTAAGCTTTGAGGATGGAAGTGTTGGTGTTCTTACTGCCTCAACACTCAGATTAAGATGTAGAATAAATCCAACTGCTTATCTCCTTCCCAACCCAAG CTTGAGAGCACATCCTCTTGTGATTGCTGCACACCCGTCAGAACCCAATCAATTTGCATTAGGACTCAGTGATGGTGGAGTACATGTACTTGAACCGCTAGAGTCGGAAGGAAGATGGGGTTCTCCACCTCCTACTGAGAATGGTGCTGGGCCTAGCACTGCTTCAGGTAACACTATTTCAGAGCAACCACAAAGGTGA
- the LOC112723295 gene encoding topless-related protein 4 isoform X8 produces the protein MSSLSRELVFLILQFLDEEKFKETVHKLEQESTFFFNMRYFEDMVTNGEWDEVEKYLSGFTKVDDNRYSMKIFFEIRKQKYLEALDKQDRAKAVDILVKDLKVFAAFNEELFKEITQLLTLDNFRHNEQLSKYGDTKSARGIMLAELKKLIEANPVFRDKLQFPTLKNSRLRTLINQSLNWQHQLCKTPRTNPDIKTLFVDHSCGQQNGARAPSPVTNPLMGAVPKAGGFPPLSAHGPFQPTPAALPTSLAGWMANPSPVPHPSASAGPIGLASANNAAILKRPRTPPTNNPTMDYQTADSDHVMKRTRPFGISDEVNNLPVNLLPVAYSSQSHGQSSYSSDDLPKTVVMTLSQGSTVKSMDFHPLQQILLLVGTNMGDIMVWDIGSRDRIAHRNFKVWELGSCSVALQASLSNDYSASVNRVVWSPDGTLCSVAYSKHIVHIYSYHGGDDLRNHLEIEAHSGSVNDLAFSYPNKQLCVVTCGEDRVIKVWDAVTGGKQYTFEGHEAPVYSVCPHHKENIQFIFSTATDGKIKAWLYDNMGSRVDYDAPGHSSTTMAYSADGTRLFSCGTNKEGESSLVEWNESEGAVKRTYHGLGKRSVGVVQFDTTKNRFLAAGDEFMIKFWDMDNINLLTSADADGGLPASPCIRFNKDGILLAVSTTDNGVKILANAEGIRLLRTVENRPFDASRVASATVVKAPSMGAFPSTNVTVGTSLADRAPPVAAMNNDARSLADVKPRIADEAVDKSRIWKLTEINEPSQCRSLKLPDSLGSMRVARLIYTNQGVAILALAANGVHKLWKWQRNDRNSSGKATASIQPQLWQPNSGILMTNDISDTNPEDAVSCFALSKNDSYVMSASGGKISLFNMMTFKTMTTFMPPPPAATFLAFHPQDNNIIAIGMDDSTIQIYNVRVDEVKTKLKGHQKRITGLAFSHVLNVLVSSGADSQLCVWSTDGWEKQASKFLQMPNGRAPAPLADTRVQFHLDQTHLIAVHETQIAIYEAPKLECLKQWFPREASGPITHATYSCDSQSIYLSFEDGSVGVLTASTLRLRCRINPTAYLLPNPSLRAHPLVIAAHPSEPNQFALGLSDGGVHVLEPLESEGRWGSPPPTENGAGPSTASGNTISEQPQR, from the exons ATGTCTTCGCTCAGCAGAGAACTGGTCTTTCTTATACTTCAGTTTCTTGATGAAGAGAAATTCAAGGAAACTGTGCACAA GCTGGAGCAAGAATCAACATTTTTCTTCAATATGAGGTATTTCGAGGATATGGTGACAAATGGGGAGTGGGATGAGGTGGAAAAGTACTTGTCTGGTTTTACGAAGGTGGATGACAATAGATACTCGATGAAGATCTTCTTCGAGATAAGGAAGCAGAAGTATCTAGAAGCATTGGACAA GCAAGATCGAGCTAAAGCAGTGGATATCTTAGTGAAGGACTTGAAAGTGTTTGCAGCATTTAATGAGGAGCTTTTTAAGGAAATCACACAGTTGTTGACTTTGGATAATTTCAG ACACAATGAGCAGCTATCTAAGTATGGGGATACAAAGTCTGCTAGAGGAATAATGCTTGCTGAACTAAAGAAATTAATAGAAGCTAACCCTGTTTTTCGCGATAAGCTTCAGTTTCCTACCTTGAAGAACTCCAGATTAAGGACTCTAATTAATCAGAG TTTAAATTGGCAGCACCAACTTTGTAAGACTCCAAGAACTAACCCCGACATAAAGACCCTTTTTGTAGATCACAGTTGTGGGCAACAAAATGGCGCACGGGCTCCATCCCCTGTCACCAATCCCTTAATGGGTGCTGTACCAAAGGCAGGAGGTTTCCCACCACTTAGTGCTCATGGT CCCTTCCAGCCTACACCAGCAGCTCTTCCGACATCCCTTGCTGGATGGATGGCTAACCCATCTCCGGTTCCACATCCTTCAGCATCTGCTGGACCCATAGGTTTGGCTTCAGCTAATAATGCAG CCATTCTAAAGCGCCCCAGGACTCCTCCTACCAATAACCCTACTATGGACTATCAAACTGCCGATTCCGATCATGTAATGAAGAGAACAAGGCCTTTCGGCATTTCAGATGAA GTGAACAATCTTCCTGTAAATTTACTTCCTGTTGCATACTCTAGTCAGAGCCATGGTCAGAGCTCCTATTCCTCTGATGACTTGCCCAAGACTGTTGTGATGACCCTCAGCCAAGGTTCAACTGTGAAAAGCATggattttcatcctcttcagCAGATTCTACTTCTTG TGGGAACAAATATGGGCGATATCATGGTGTGGGATATTGGGAGCCGTGACAGGATTGCTCATAGAAATTTTAAAGTATGGGAACTTGGATCATGCTCCGTGGCACTACAG GCATCTCTTTCCAATGATTACTCAGCATCAGTTAACCGCGTGGTGTGGAGTCCTGATGGAACACTTTGCA GTGTTGCTTATTCGAAACATATTGTGCACATATATTCCTATCATGGTGGGGATGATCTGAGGAACCACCTAGAG ATTGAAGCTCATTCTGGGAGTGTCAATGATCTTGCTTTTTCTTATCCAAACAAGCAGCTTTGTGTAGTAACATGTGGAGAGGATAGGGTCATCAAG GTATGGGATGCAGTTACTGGTGGAAAGCAGTATACTTTTGAGGGTCATGAGGCACCTGTATATTCTGTATGCCCTCACCACAAAGAAAATATTCAG TTCATATTCTCTACTGCAACTGATGGAAAAATAAAGGCATGGTTGTATGATAACATGGGTTCCAGAGTTGATTATGATGCGCCTGGCCATTCATCTACTACAATGGCATATAGCGCTGACGGAACAAG ATTGTTCTCATGTGGCACAAACAAAGAAGGGGAATCTTCTTTAGTGGAATGGAATGAAAGTGAGGGAGCTGTGAAGCGCACTTATCACGGTCTGGGGAAGAGATCTGTAGGTGTAGTGCAATTCGATACCACTAAGAATCGATTCCTAGCTGCTGGTGATGAGTTTATGATCAAATTCTGGGACATGGATAATATAAACTTGTTGACGAGTGCTGATGCAGATGGTGGCTTACCG GCTTCCCCCTGTATTAGATTTAACAAGGATGGAATATTGTTGGCTGTCTCCACAACTGATAATGGAGTTAAAATTTTAGCAAATGCTGAAGGAATTAGGCTGCTTCGGACAGTGGAGAATCGTCCATTTGATGCTTCCAGAGTTGCTTCTGCCACTGTTGTTAAG GCACCTAGTATGGGCGCTTTCCCTTCTACCAATGTAACGGTTGGAACAAGCCTTGCTGATAGAGCTCCTCCTGTAGCAGCCATG AATAACGATGCTCGAAGTTTAGCTGATGTCAAACCCAGGATTGCTGATGAAGCTGTGGATAAATCTAGGATATGGAAGCTGACAGAAATCAATGAACCATCACAGTGTCGCTCTTTGAAACTTCCTGATAGTTTAGGGTCAATGAGG GTAGCTAGGTTAATTTATACAAATCAAGGGGTTGCTATTTTGGCTTTGGCAGCCAATGGTGTTCACAAGCTTTGGAAATGGCAGAGAAATGATCGGAACAGCTCAGGGAAG GCCACTGCAAGTATTcaaccacaactatggcaaccAAATAGTGGAATACTGATGACCAACGATATCAGTGATACTAACCCTGAGGATGCTGTGTCATGCTTTGCACTGTCAAAGAATGACTCGTATGTTATGTCAGCTTCAGGGGGGAAAATTTCCCTGTTCAATATGATGACTTTCAAG ACAATGACTACTTTCATGCCACCACCACCGGCTGctacatttcttgcatttcatCCTCAAGACAACAATATCATTGCTATTGGCATGGACGATTCTACAATACAAATTTACAATGTTAGGGTTGATGAG GTCAAAACCAAGCTGAAAGGTCATCAGAAGAGGATCACTGGACTTGCTTTTTCTCATGTTCTAAATGTGCTTGTATCATCTGGAGCTGACTCTCAG TTATGCGTTTGGAGTACGGATGGATGGGAAAAGCAAGCAAGTAAATTCCTGCAAATGCCTAATGGACGCGCACCAGCACCTCTAGCAGATACCCGAGTCCAATTCCATCTAGACCAGACCCATTTAATAGCTGTTCACGAAACTCAAATAGCCATATATGAGGCACCGAAGTTAGAATGCCTTAAGCAG TGGTTTCCGCGAGAAGCTAGTGGTCCAATCACACACGCTACCTATTCATGTGATAGTCAATCAATATATTTAAGCTTTGAGGATGGAAGTGTTGGTGTTCTTACTGCCTCAACACTCAGATTAAGATGTAGAATAAATCCAACTGCTTATCTCCTTCCCAACCCAAG CTTGAGAGCACATCCTCTTGTGATTGCTGCACACCCGTCAGAACCCAATCAATTTGCATTAGGACTCAGTGATGGTGGAGTACATGTACTTGAACCGCTAGAGTCGGAAGGAAGATGGGGTTCTCCACCTCCTACTGAGAATGGTGCTGGGCCTAGCACTGCTTCAGGTAACACTATTTCAGAGCAACCACAAAGGTGA
- the LOC112723295 gene encoding topless-related protein 4 isoform X3 produces MSSLSRELVFLILQFLDEEKFKETVHKLEQESTFFFNMRYFEDMVTNGEWDEVEKYLSGFTKVDDNRYSMKIFFEIRKQKYLEALDKQDRAKAVDILVKDLKVFAAFNEELFKEITQLLTLDNFRHNEQLSKYGDTKSARGIMLAELKKLIEANPVFRDKLQFPTLKNSRLRTLINQSLNWQHQLCKTPRTNPDIKTLFVDHSCGQQNGARAPSPVTNPLMGAVPKAGGFPPLSAHGPFQPTPAALPTSLAGWMANPSPVPHPSASAGPIGLASANNAAILKRPRTPPTNNPTMDYQTADSDHVMKRTRPFGISDEQVNNLPVNLLPVAYSSQSHGQSSYSSDDLPKTVVMTLSQGSTVKSMDFHPLQQILLLVGTNMGDIMVWDIGSRDRIAHRNFKVWELGSCSVALQASLSNDYSASVNRVVWSPDGTLCSVAYSKHIVHIYSYHGGDDLRNHLEIEAHSGSVNDLAFSYPNKQLCVVTCGEDRVIKVWDAVTGGKQYTFEGHEAPVYSVCPHHKENIQFIFSTATDGKIKAWLYDNMGSRVDYDAPGHSSTTMAYSADGTRLFSCGTNKEGESSLVEWNESEGAVKRTYHGLGKRSVGVVQFDTTKNRFLAAGDEFMIKFWDMDNINLLTSADADGGLPASPCIRFNKDGILLAVSTTDNGVKILANAEGIRLLRTVENRPFDASRVASATVVKAPSMGAFPSTNVTVGTSLADRAPPVAAMVGINNDARSLADVKPRIADEAVDKSRIWKLTEINEPSQCRSLKLPDSLGSMRVARLIYTNQGVAILALAANGVHKLWKWQRNDRNSSGKATASIQPQLWQPNSGILMTNDISDTNPEDAVSCFALSKNDSYVMSASGGKISLFNMMTFKTMTTFMPPPPAATFLAFHPQDNNIIAIGMDDSTIQIYNVRVDEVKTKLKGHQKRITGLAFSHVLNVLVSSGADSQLCVWSTDGWEKQASKFLQMPNGRAPAPLADTRVQFHLDQTHLIAVHETQIAIYEAPKLECLKQWFPREASGPITHATYSCDSQSIYLSFEDGSVGVLTASTLRLRCRINPTAYLLPNPSLRAHPLVIAAHPSEPNQFALGLSDGGVHVLEPLESEGRWGSPPPTENGAGPSTASGNTISEQPQR; encoded by the exons ATGTCTTCGCTCAGCAGAGAACTGGTCTTTCTTATACTTCAGTTTCTTGATGAAGAGAAATTCAAGGAAACTGTGCACAA GCTGGAGCAAGAATCAACATTTTTCTTCAATATGAGGTATTTCGAGGATATGGTGACAAATGGGGAGTGGGATGAGGTGGAAAAGTACTTGTCTGGTTTTACGAAGGTGGATGACAATAGATACTCGATGAAGATCTTCTTCGAGATAAGGAAGCAGAAGTATCTAGAAGCATTGGACAA GCAAGATCGAGCTAAAGCAGTGGATATCTTAGTGAAGGACTTGAAAGTGTTTGCAGCATTTAATGAGGAGCTTTTTAAGGAAATCACACAGTTGTTGACTTTGGATAATTTCAG ACACAATGAGCAGCTATCTAAGTATGGGGATACAAAGTCTGCTAGAGGAATAATGCTTGCTGAACTAAAGAAATTAATAGAAGCTAACCCTGTTTTTCGCGATAAGCTTCAGTTTCCTACCTTGAAGAACTCCAGATTAAGGACTCTAATTAATCAGAG TTTAAATTGGCAGCACCAACTTTGTAAGACTCCAAGAACTAACCCCGACATAAAGACCCTTTTTGTAGATCACAGTTGTGGGCAACAAAATGGCGCACGGGCTCCATCCCCTGTCACCAATCCCTTAATGGGTGCTGTACCAAAGGCAGGAGGTTTCCCACCACTTAGTGCTCATGGT CCCTTCCAGCCTACACCAGCAGCTCTTCCGACATCCCTTGCTGGATGGATGGCTAACCCATCTCCGGTTCCACATCCTTCAGCATCTGCTGGACCCATAGGTTTGGCTTCAGCTAATAATGCAG CCATTCTAAAGCGCCCCAGGACTCCTCCTACCAATAACCCTACTATGGACTATCAAACTGCCGATTCCGATCATGTAATGAAGAGAACAAGGCCTTTCGGCATTTCAGATGAA cAGGTGAACAATCTTCCTGTAAATTTACTTCCTGTTGCATACTCTAGTCAGAGCCATGGTCAGAGCTCCTATTCCTCTGATGACTTGCCCAAGACTGTTGTGATGACCCTCAGCCAAGGTTCAACTGTGAAAAGCATggattttcatcctcttcagCAGATTCTACTTCTTG TGGGAACAAATATGGGCGATATCATGGTGTGGGATATTGGGAGCCGTGACAGGATTGCTCATAGAAATTTTAAAGTATGGGAACTTGGATCATGCTCCGTGGCACTACAG GCATCTCTTTCCAATGATTACTCAGCATCAGTTAACCGCGTGGTGTGGAGTCCTGATGGAACACTTTGCA GTGTTGCTTATTCGAAACATATTGTGCACATATATTCCTATCATGGTGGGGATGATCTGAGGAACCACCTAGAG ATTGAAGCTCATTCTGGGAGTGTCAATGATCTTGCTTTTTCTTATCCAAACAAGCAGCTTTGTGTAGTAACATGTGGAGAGGATAGGGTCATCAAG GTATGGGATGCAGTTACTGGTGGAAAGCAGTATACTTTTGAGGGTCATGAGGCACCTGTATATTCTGTATGCCCTCACCACAAAGAAAATATTCAG TTCATATTCTCTACTGCAACTGATGGAAAAATAAAGGCATGGTTGTATGATAACATGGGTTCCAGAGTTGATTATGATGCGCCTGGCCATTCATCTACTACAATGGCATATAGCGCTGACGGAACAAG ATTGTTCTCATGTGGCACAAACAAAGAAGGGGAATCTTCTTTAGTGGAATGGAATGAAAGTGAGGGAGCTGTGAAGCGCACTTATCACGGTCTGGGGAAGAGATCTGTAGGTGTAGTGCAATTCGATACCACTAAGAATCGATTCCTAGCTGCTGGTGATGAGTTTATGATCAAATTCTGGGACATGGATAATATAAACTTGTTGACGAGTGCTGATGCAGATGGTGGCTTACCG GCTTCCCCCTGTATTAGATTTAACAAGGATGGAATATTGTTGGCTGTCTCCACAACTGATAATGGAGTTAAAATTTTAGCAAATGCTGAAGGAATTAGGCTGCTTCGGACAGTGGAGAATCGTCCATTTGATGCTTCCAGAGTTGCTTCTGCCACTGTTGTTAAG GCACCTAGTATGGGCGCTTTCCCTTCTACCAATGTAACGGTTGGAACAAGCCTTGCTGATAGAGCTCCTCCTGTAGCAGCCATGGTTGGGATT AATAACGATGCTCGAAGTTTAGCTGATGTCAAACCCAGGATTGCTGATGAAGCTGTGGATAAATCTAGGATATGGAAGCTGACAGAAATCAATGAACCATCACAGTGTCGCTCTTTGAAACTTCCTGATAGTTTAGGGTCAATGAGG GTAGCTAGGTTAATTTATACAAATCAAGGGGTTGCTATTTTGGCTTTGGCAGCCAATGGTGTTCACAAGCTTTGGAAATGGCAGAGAAATGATCGGAACAGCTCAGGGAAG GCCACTGCAAGTATTcaaccacaactatggcaaccAAATAGTGGAATACTGATGACCAACGATATCAGTGATACTAACCCTGAGGATGCTGTGTCATGCTTTGCACTGTCAAAGAATGACTCGTATGTTATGTCAGCTTCAGGGGGGAAAATTTCCCTGTTCAATATGATGACTTTCAAG ACAATGACTACTTTCATGCCACCACCACCGGCTGctacatttcttgcatttcatCCTCAAGACAACAATATCATTGCTATTGGCATGGACGATTCTACAATACAAATTTACAATGTTAGGGTTGATGAG GTCAAAACCAAGCTGAAAGGTCATCAGAAGAGGATCACTGGACTTGCTTTTTCTCATGTTCTAAATGTGCTTGTATCATCTGGAGCTGACTCTCAG TTATGCGTTTGGAGTACGGATGGATGGGAAAAGCAAGCAAGTAAATTCCTGCAAATGCCTAATGGACGCGCACCAGCACCTCTAGCAGATACCCGAGTCCAATTCCATCTAGACCAGACCCATTTAATAGCTGTTCACGAAACTCAAATAGCCATATATGAGGCACCGAAGTTAGAATGCCTTAAGCAG TGGTTTCCGCGAGAAGCTAGTGGTCCAATCACACACGCTACCTATTCATGTGATAGTCAATCAATATATTTAAGCTTTGAGGATGGAAGTGTTGGTGTTCTTACTGCCTCAACACTCAGATTAAGATGTAGAATAAATCCAACTGCTTATCTCCTTCCCAACCCAAG CTTGAGAGCACATCCTCTTGTGATTGCTGCACACCCGTCAGAACCCAATCAATTTGCATTAGGACTCAGTGATGGTGGAGTACATGTACTTGAACCGCTAGAGTCGGAAGGAAGATGGGGTTCTCCACCTCCTACTGAGAATGGTGCTGGGCCTAGCACTGCTTCAGGTAACACTATTTCAGAGCAACCACAAAGGTGA